The genome window GCCATCCTAGACACAATTAAAATACGAAACCCCACGCCATTCTGCCTGTACCATGTGAACAACTCCTGTCGTTGTCAATCTGACAACCAATATATAAGCATCCCAAGCATTTTACAACACATAAGAGAAAATTTAGGCAAAGATttccatctcagccttgcgaTCGGCAGCAAACTGATCCTTGTATGCATCCCACAACTTCTCAATTTCCTGAACATAACGTTCATGCAGCTCATCGATGTCCTGCTGACCTGGTTGAGGTCCATGGGCCTTGTCAACTCGGATCGGCCGTCCGATAACAATGTTAACGGGTCGACGGTAAGGCATGAGACCAACATCGTAATTGAGCACACCACGGCCGTGGAGAGCTGGCACGGTAAACTTGAAAACCTTGAGAAATATCATCTGGATTCGGTGTACAAGGGGGTGTGTCTTAGGGCTCAGCTGGTCGTAGAGATCGTTTTCGCCAAATCCGATAACAGGAACTAGATCGGCTCCGGTACGAAGTGCCATCTTGACAAACCCTTTTCGGCTCCTGAGGATCAAGCGAAGGCTTCCTGGTTGGGCCTCGAGCGATTCGCGGGCACCGCCGACAACAATAGTAACAGCGCGGCCTCGGCCATCATTGCTAGGACCGCCCTTTGAGAGAAGATTCCATATCGACTCCTTAGAGACTGACTGGAGACCGTGAAGCATGATATAATCGCGGTAGAAGGGAAGACGGAAGTTGGAGTCGAGAGTGAGGAGTGTGTTGGTGATTCCAGGGAACAGTTCGCGAAACCCAAGAGCATTAGTGCCAAAGGCGGCGAAGGCTCCATGGGAAATGATGCCATGTGGATGGTACCCAAGTATGTATTTTCTATCGGTCGGTAGTTCGTGCGTCTTGTGCAGCTTCATGGGGAAGTATCCAGTGAAGAGCTTCCAGAGCTTGAGGCTTCGTACCCATTCTGAGCGGTAGGTCAGGTTACCGTTAGTTCCTGCAGTTGAAAGGGCAAGATGGATCAGGTAAATTATAATGATAGGCCAAGCGAGCGGATTGGCGCAGATCAACCAAAAGGCTGAGACAAATGTGGCAATAGACATGCAATGAAATAAGACTGCTGCAGTCTGTAGCCGTCGCCTCATGGGCACTCGCAATGGCGCGAAACGAATGCCTCCGGCACGCCAGCTCCCCGTCTTGATATTTTTAGGTTGAGCGGTAATGGGGAGCTTGGGATAGGACCATTGATCATGTCTGCTGGTGTTATCCGCGTCTCTGTCAGCGACAACGTCGGCGTAACTCTTTTCACCGTTGTttgaatcttcttctttgccatctCTCTCGTCCgcctcagctgctgctgctgcataACTCTTTCCGGTACCATTGGGAGTCCCGCTCGGGGCTCCTCCATTCAACTTGCCATCAGGCGCACCATTTGTAGAAAGCATCAGATCGTCAAAGTCGGCGTTGCTGGTAGAGATGCTCGACTCGAAATCACGGTCAGGCAGCTGTGGGCGCTCCGGATCTCTCTGTTCACAGTGATTAATACAGGTTCTTTGATGATTTGAAGACGGAGGGCTTAATACATACAGCTTCAACAGCCTCTCCATTCTGCGATTGGGACGGCGGCTCGACCGGATGCTCGTTTTCCGGATTAGGAATTGTTGTCACTTTTTCAATTGCATTAGAAGGATGGGCCCCTTTGAATTATGTTAGTAAGTCTCTGGGAAAGTCGTGAATCAACGAGGTTAAACCCATCAACACAATGTATCGGCAATCAAGCTATTACATCACCATTTGCCTGCTTTACGACGCAACGCGCGTATGAAGGGCCCAAAGGTGGCACAAATCAACGGCACATGAATGAATTGGCTTACCGTTAATGAGGGGAACATCACTGTCAACCACAGGGTTCGACATGATACACAGAGCAGCTCGGATGTTGCTGTGTCGTGATAAAGCAAGATCCTGGGGCGGACGGATAGCCAGTGGACTTGGGGATGTTGGGAGTTGCACGAGAAACTGCTGGTCACACGCACAGTCACATCAGAAATTGATATAGGAAGAAGGGTATATATTGGCAATGCcgaaagagagaaagagaacgGAAATTTTCAGTCGGCGACTATGACACGAGCATTAGCCGCCATGATATCGTCTTACGGAAAGGGTGGACCTGAGCCGCTTTCGTGTTTGTATTATGCAAAAAGCTAAGTGCCAGTGATGACGTCGCACCAACCTTAGGTCATGTTTGACACGTGAAATCAGAAGCTTCGATCTTGATCTGGCCAGGGGGAGGGAAGTATGTCCAAATCTCCACTTGCCGCTCCTTTACACAATTTAGACAGTCCTTAGGTAACTCAAGGTTTGATAGATGC of Fusarium oxysporum Fo47 chromosome I, complete sequence contains these proteins:
- a CDS encoding diacylglycerol O-acyltransferase, producing the protein MSNPVVDSDVPLINGAHPSNAIEKVTTIPNPENEHPVEPPSQSQNGEAVEARDPERPQLPDRDFESSISTSNADFDDLMLSTNGAPDGKLNGGAPSGTPNGTGKSYAAAAAEADERDGKEEDSNNGEKSYADVVADRDADNTSRHDQWSYPKLPITAQPKNIKTGSWRAGGIRFAPLRVPMRRRLQTAAVLFHCMSIATFVSAFWLICANPLAWPIIIIYLIHLALSTAGTNGNLTYRSEWVRSLKLWKLFTGYFPMKLHKTHELPTDRKYILGYHPHGIISHGAFAAFGTNALGFRELFPGITNTLLTLDSNFRLPFYRDYIMLHGLQSVSKESIWNLLSKGGPSNDGRGRAVTIVVGGARESLEAQPGSLRLILRSRKGFVKMALRTGADLVPVIGFGENDLYDQLSPKTHPLVHRIQMIFLKVFKFTVPALHGRGVLNYDVGLMPYRRPVNIVIGRPIRVDKAHGPQPGQQDIDELHERYVQEIEKLWDAYKDQFAADRKAEMEIFA